CTCATAGGCAGACACCCCTTTTGACGGCATCTCACAAACAGGTACCCCCCAACGCTCTGCTACTAATTTTACATCCTCTGGATTGTCCATTTTACGATAGCCTGGTAACTGATCCGCCTTCTGTCCGTGTTCACGTCCACCTTGTCCGTTACCTTGTCCTGTCAATGTGGCAACCCCTGATTTTGGACGTCCAATTTTCCCTGTAACTAAAGCCATATTCGTATATGCTGATACGTTATCTGTTCCTTTAGATTGCTGTTCCACACCACGGCAGAACATGACAATCGCATCAGGAGCCTTCCCATAAATCTCTGCTGCACGGATTATTTTCTCTGCACTACATCCTGTAATTTCACTCACATACTCTGGCGTAAAGTCTTTTACCAATTCCTGTGTTTCTTCAAAACCATTTGTGTGGTTTTTCACGAATTCTTCATCGACATACCCTTTATCAATCAACAAATGAACAATTCCATTCGCTAAGGCTAAATCAGTTCCAGGACGAATATCTAAATGAATGTCTGCTCGCCGCGCCAAAGGTGTTTCCCGTGGATCAACTACAATTAGGTATCCCCCTCGATTCTGTACTTCCCAAATACGAAACATGCTCGTTGGATGACACTCTGCTGCATTTGATCCAGTGATAAACAAACAATCTGTCTGATGAACATCTGTCCATGGAATAGTGGAGCCTCGGTCAATCCCTAAGCTACGGTTTAAGCCTGCCGCCGCAGATGACATGCAAAAACGACCATTGTAATCAATATAACGTGTTTGTAAAGCAATACGAGCAAATTTACCGGTCAAATAACATTTTTCATTGGTCATGGAAACTCCAGAATAGACGGACAAAGTATCTTTTCCATGCTTTTCTTGCAGTTCCTTATACTTTCGAACAATAAGATCTAAGGCTTCGTCCCAGCTAGCTTCTCGAAAGCCCTCTGGCGTTCCTTTTAAAGCAGCATTATCACGAATCAACGGGCGTTTAAGCCGATCAGGATGATTCACCTGTTGATATGCTGTCGTTCCTTTCGGACAGAGCTTACCGAGATTAATAGGAAAATCGTAGTGAGGTTCTACCCCAATGATCTTGTTAGATGCTATGTCCACCCGTAATTTCATCCCACATTGCATTCCACAATAACTACAGTGTGTATCAACAAGTCTTTCACCTGGATGAATTTTGTTGGGAACCTGTTTAAGAAATTTATCCATTGGCATGCTGGTTGCCCTCCTCCTTCAAAGTGTGATGTGTTGGTTTGCCTGTAAAACGCGACATTCGATATTTACGACGACATGGCAAGCAAAGCTCTGCTAGGTGGAAGCCCTCCTGCATCTCAAAAGAGATATGATTTTGTTGTAATACCTCAATTACGTCGTTTGACTGCTCCCTTGAGACGAATTTTGCATCGCATAGCTTACAGGTTTTCATTGATTGTTCACTGTAATGAAGACGATAATTTCGAGCAAACACACTGAGTGGACGGAATGGCACATGCGCCAGCTTACCAAATGGTAGATAAATTAATGTAATAATCACAAAAAATTGATGAATCATTTTTAATACGGGATGTCCAAAACCTGCAAAAAAGAGATTGGATGCTGTCAGGAATAGGCCTGTAATACTAATAGCCATTAATAGATATAACGGTAAAAAATCATATACAAAGCTTTGTTCTGCACGAGCTTGCATATCTTTAAATCGACGATACAAGGCCATCGAAACACCGGAAATCACCATAAAGGCGCTAATGTTCAAGCCATTGTAAAAACAATAAGCTAAGAATCCATCCGCTTTAATTGTCATCAAATCAATTCCCATAAATACAACCGTGTACATTCTGTTAACCGGCATAGTAAAGTACATCCAGCCAAAAACAAGCGGGAAGGTAACGAAAGCAGCAAGCATACAGCCCCAGCCTATCAGGATATGTTGGGTCCAGCGATACCAATGGCGATTCCAGATAAAGCGATAAGTCACCAGCTGTTCAGTCGCTGTTTGAGGACTATTTTTACGGAAAAGCAGCTTTATCCCTTTTTTAATGATAAGCTTTGTAGGTGGACGTTCTGCCCATGCGCCAAATCGATATAAAAACCCACCAATAAACACTAATGTTCCAATCATATAGCCATATAATGCTAAATCCATATGTGTAAATGACCTTGATCCTACATAAGATAAGAAAAACAGCACCAAGATAATGCAAAAGGCTCTCTTGGCAAATTTGGATGCAAAAGCACGATCCATGATCAACTACCCCCTTGGAATTTTTAGTTTTTATTACCCTGTTTTTTCTTTTTTAGGTGATGATCGATTGTCATTGTACTTAATTCATTTCATGCTCATTGTGATGAGTATCACTTGAACCTGCACAAATTTTTAACATTTTGAAATAGTGCCTTTCATTTCTAGTTATTGATCGCTATAATAAATACGCAAAGAAAACGTCAATTTGCATGGAGGTCTCGTTGTGGGCAATCAAGGATTTACATTCATTCAACAAGTCTCCCCCGACTTTACCCAGCATCTAAAAGAGATTTCTATTTCTAAAAAATTTGCTGCTGGCTCCGTGCTTTTCATGGATGGAGACAAGGCTGATCATTTATACCTGATTGAATCCGGACAATTGAAACTGACCAAAACCACGACGGACGGAAAAGAATTAACCCTGCAAGTCTTTAGCGATGGAGAACTAGTTGGTGTACCCGGATTGTTTGAAGAGAATTTAAGCTACAACACTACCGCCAGCATGTTGCAAGCGGGTGAAATCAACATTATTCCCCGACAATCATTAGAGCGCCTTCTACTAAAGAATGGGCTGTTCTGTGCTGAATTTTTGCGGTGGATGGGTATCATGAATCGCCGCATCCAATCTAAATTCCGTGATTTGTTGTTAAATGGAAAAATTGGAGCACTATACTCCACTCTCATTCGACTAAGTAATAGCTACGGAGAACAACATGAAAAAGGCATCTACATTACGCTTGCTCTCACCAATCGGGATTTGGCCCAATTTATTGGGCTAACCAGAGAAAGTGTAAACCGCATGCTGTCTGATTTAAAGAAGCAAGATGTCATCGAGCAAAATGCACAAGGAAATATTTTAATTAAAAATCTTTCCTTTTTAAAAGATGCCATCTGCTGTGATGATTGTCCCAATGAAATATGTCAGATTTAAAAGAGAGTCTTGGTTATTGGCAACCAAGACTCTTTTTTAAATCAAGCCGGCCTATTATCTAGCACTTTACCTCTGCGTTTTTACGTGCATAGAAATACCACAACAAGACTAAAGCTACAGCATAAAACACCAAGAACCCATATAAAGCAATATCTGGAGCACCTGTAGACTTAATCGACATGCTAAAGGATTTTGGAATAAAGAATTGTCCATATGCCGCAATAGCCGATGTAAAACCTATGACCGGTGCCGCTTCTTTTGGCGGGAAAATCGTAGGCATCATACGTGTAACGGAACCATTACATATTCCCGTTGTAAAGAAAATCACGATGAAACAGGCGAAAAATGCCCAGAATGCTTTACTATTCATGAAGTAGATGACACCAGCCGTAGCAGCGATCAGCAGAATAACATTGTAGAGAGTTACCCTTGCCCCACCCAGCTTATCAGCCAGCATACCACCAATCGGCCGAACTAATGCCCCTAATAAAGGACCAATAAAGGCATATTGCAACGGATTTACATCAGGAAACTGGTGCTGAGTTAACAAAGGAAATGCTGTTGCAAACCCGATAAAAGATCCAAAGCTCATTGTGTATAAAAATGAACAAATCCACATATGCTTGCGTTTAAAAATAACCAATTGATCTTTAATCGATTGTGTCATCGGAAGGTTGTTCATCCCAAACATAGCTGCAATTGTAGTAAGTATGATCGGAATTACCCAGATAAATCCAGCATTTTGCAGCCATAATTGCGTTGTACCATTTGTTTGTGGACCACCACCGAAATTCCCAAATACGCTAATTCCAATTACTATTGGTATTAGAAATTGCGCTACACTTACACCAAGATTACCAAGTCCCGCATTTAAACCCAGGGCAGAGCCTTTCTTGGCTTGTGGAAAAAAGAAACTGATATTTGCCATGGAAGAAGCGAAATTACCACCGCCAAAACCACATAAAATTGCGAGCAATGCCATTGTTTCATAAGATGTAGCCGGATCTTGCACAGCAAATCCAATCCAAATTGCTGGGATTAACAAAGAAGCTGTACTGCATACGGTCCAATTACGTCCTCCGAAAATCGGAACAACAAATGCATATAAAATCCGCAGCGTAGCACCTGAAAGACCTGGAAGAGCTGCTAAACTAAATAGTTCATCTGGTGTAAATTGAAATCCAACTTTATTGAGATTAACAGCAACAACCGACCAAATGGACCAAATGCTAAAAGCAAGTAATAGGGCTGGAATAGATATCCAAAGGTTACGGTTCGCCACTTTTTTACCTGTAGATTCCCAAAATTCAGGATTCTCCGGTTCCCATTTCATTACTCCTTTTGTTGACATAGGTTACCTCCTCTACTAAGTTCAAACACGCTCAACCCATGTTTATAAACGAAATTGAACTTTTTTATATAAACAACCTTTTTCATCACAAATCATATCCAACTCTCACATAGCACTTTGTGATTTTAATCACATGGTTTTGCGTTTTCACATTTTGTACAAAACATCTTTTCTTTTGTGAATGTATAAAAAATTAAAAATGAATACAAAAAGAAGCAAGGCATGTCAACATCACATCTCTTGCTTCTTTTTCTTCGTTTCTATTCACGATCACATTGTCCTATTAAAAGTAGCCCAGTTGCTTTTGTCCATAACCTTCTTCCCATTTTGGAGGTATGTACATACATGAAGGATCGCTTGCCAAATAATCTTTCGTCATTGCATAAGCACGGGCGCGTGATCCCCCACATACCTGATTAAAGTTGCAGACGCCACATTTTCCCGAATAGCCATCCGGATAGCGTAACGATCGAAAGACTGCATGATTACGGTATAAATCTGCCAGAGGTGTACTGCGTACATTTCCGCAATAAATCGGTAAAAATCCGCTTGGTTGAACATCACCCACATGAGAAATGAACACAAATCCTTTACCGTCCGTAACTCCCCCAACCGAGCGCCCTAGATTATCCATCCTTTTTACTTGCTCAGGTTGTGTTTTCATGTCTTTTTGGGTTGCAAAATAAAGTGCTCTCCGATAAGCAGGTGCCGCTGTTGTTTTGATGCTATAGCTAGCAGTCTGACTCTTCTCGATCAGCCAGCGATAAATGCGCTCCTGCTCCATTGGGGATACCGCATCACTTGCTTGCCCTCTTCCTGTAGGAATTAAGAAGAAAACACTCCACAGCACTGCATCCCATTCCTCCACCATCTGGGACATTTCCTCTAATAAATGCGCATTGTAAACAGAAATCGTTGTATTTAATTGAACAGGTAGACCATGCTTTCGCAAAGTAGCCAACGACTTTACCGTAATATCATACGAGCCTGGTGTCCCGCGGAAGTAATCATGCACATCTGCTGTAGGACCATCTAAACTAAAAGCCCAA
This is a stretch of genomic DNA from Brevibacillus laterosporus DSM 25. It encodes these proteins:
- a CDS encoding molybdopterin oxidoreductase family protein; amino-acid sequence: MPMDKFLKQVPNKIHPGERLVDTHCSYCGMQCGMKLRVDIASNKIIGVEPHYDFPINLGKLCPKGTTAYQQVNHPDRLKRPLIRDNAALKGTPEGFREASWDEALDLIVRKYKELQEKHGKDTLSVYSGVSMTNEKCYLTGKFARIALQTRYIDYNGRFCMSSAAAGLNRSLGIDRGSTIPWTDVHQTDCLFITGSNAAECHPTSMFRIWEVQNRGGYLIVVDPRETPLARRADIHLDIRPGTDLALANGIVHLLIDKGYVDEEFVKNHTNGFEETQELVKDFTPEYVSEITGCSAEKIIRAAEIYGKAPDAIVMFCRGVEQQSKGTDNVSAYTNMALVTGKIGRPKSGVATLTGQGNGQGGREHGQKADQLPGYRKMDNPEDVKLVAERWGVPVCEMPSKGVSAYEMFQLMLDKTIRSLYLLCSNPAVSAPNQQHVRSALKELDFMVCVDFYLSESAEYADVILPTTTWAEDEGTTTNLEGRVIRHKQAQAWYAESKPDWWIQIEIAKRMGRGEYFSHLQSPRDIFSELTELSRGAIADYSGITYEKIEQNHGVFWPCASDEDQGQPHLFLDKQFYHPDGKAKICALPYRPPAEEPCKEYPLRLTTGRVVFHYLSGNQTRRIPFLKEMYPEPLLEVHPKTAEVYGIKHGEMVLLKTRRGQAKYKVKVIEAIRPDTVFVPYHWGKDESINLLTNPALDPYSRMPEFKACAAEIVKLDKGGKVRG
- a CDS encoding Crp/Fnr family transcriptional regulator, with the translated sequence MGNQGFTFIQQVSPDFTQHLKEISISKKFAAGSVLFMDGDKADHLYLIESGQLKLTKTTTDGKELTLQVFSDGELVGVPGLFEENLSYNTTASMLQAGEINIIPRQSLERLLLKNGLFCAEFLRWMGIMNRRIQSKFRDLLLNGKIGALYSTLIRLSNSYGEQHEKGIYITLALTNRDLAQFIGLTRESVNRMLSDLKKQDVIEQNAQGNILIKNLSFLKDAICCDDCPNEICQI
- a CDS encoding NarK family nitrate/nitrite MFS transporter; translation: MSTKGVMKWEPENPEFWESTGKKVANRNLWISIPALLLAFSIWSIWSVVAVNLNKVGFQFTPDELFSLAALPGLSGATLRILYAFVVPIFGGRNWTVCSTASLLIPAIWIGFAVQDPATSYETMALLAILCGFGGGNFASSMANISFFFPQAKKGSALGLNAGLGNLGVSVAQFLIPIVIGISVFGNFGGGPQTNGTTQLWLQNAGFIWVIPIILTTIAAMFGMNNLPMTQSIKDQLVIFKRKHMWICSFLYTMSFGSFIGFATAFPLLTQHQFPDVNPLQYAFIGPLLGALVRPIGGMLADKLGGARVTLYNVILLIAATAGVIYFMNSKAFWAFFACFIVIFFTTGICNGSVTRMMPTIFPPKEAAPVIGFTSAIAAYGQFFIPKSFSMSIKSTGAPDIALYGFLVFYAVALVLLWYFYARKNAEVKC
- a CDS encoding TIGR04053 family radical SAM/SPASM domain-containing protein gives rise to the protein MNYDQNPFIVIWEVTRACALRCLHCRAVAQPNRHPDELSTEEGKELLDQIKAMGNPLLVFTGGDPLMREDLYELIDYAVKIGLRVSMSPSATPRVTEKAIVKAKEAGLSRWAFSLDGPTADVHDYFRGTPGSYDITVKSLATLRKHGLPVQLNTTISVYNAHLLEEMSQMVEEWDAVLWSVFFLIPTGRGQASDAVSPMEQERIYRWLIEKSQTASYSIKTTAAPAYRRALYFATQKDMKTQPEQVKRMDNLGRSVGGVTDGKGFVFISHVGDVQPSGFLPIYCGNVRSTPLADLYRNHAVFRSLRYPDGYSGKCGVCNFNQVCGGSRARAYAMTKDYLASDPSCMYIPPKWEEGYGQKQLGYF